One Kitasatospora sp. NBC_01266 genomic window carries:
- a CDS encoding nitroreductase family protein → MTTSHPTVPLHPLHVPAHEAEGRARDFHQVMDQRRTVRDYDRRPIPEGVIDWAVRTAATAPSGAHVQPWRFVVITDPERKRRLREAAEAEEREFYDHRASAEWLAALAPIGTDWRKPFLQDAPAVIVVFEVHKGPSSPRPYYTKESVGIAVGLLLASLHQAGLATLTHTPSPMKFLNEICERPAEERAAYVIPVGYPAAGAEVPDLRRKELDEVLVRL, encoded by the coding sequence ATGACGACCTCCCACCCCACCGTCCCGCTGCACCCCCTGCACGTCCCCGCCCACGAGGCCGAGGGCCGGGCCCGGGACTTCCACCAGGTGATGGACCAGCGCCGGACCGTCCGCGACTACGACCGCCGCCCGATCCCCGAGGGGGTGATCGACTGGGCGGTCCGCACCGCCGCCACCGCGCCCAGTGGTGCGCACGTCCAGCCGTGGCGGTTCGTGGTGATCACCGATCCGGAGCGCAAGCGGCGGCTGCGCGAGGCGGCCGAGGCGGAGGAGCGCGAGTTCTACGACCACCGGGCCTCGGCGGAGTGGCTGGCCGCGCTGGCGCCGATCGGTACCGACTGGCGCAAGCCGTTCCTGCAGGACGCGCCGGCCGTGATCGTGGTGTTCGAGGTGCACAAGGGGCCCAGCTCGCCGCGGCCGTACTACACCAAGGAGTCGGTGGGGATCGCGGTCGGCCTGCTGCTGGCCTCGCTGCACCAGGCCGGGCTGGCCACCCTGACGCACACCCCGAGCCCGATGAAGTTCCTCAACGAGATCTGCGAGCGGCCGGCCGAGGAGCGGGCCGCCTATGTGATCCCGGTCGGCTACCCGGCCGCCGGGGCCGAGGTGCCGGACCTGCGGCGCAAGGAGCTGGACGAGGTGCTGGTCAGGCTCTAG
- a CDS encoding GNAT family N-acetyltransferase, translating to MNHIADGPVSAAPPALSHPPEWLDLPGGFALRRRTGADAGEMNSVIARNIEHLRPWMPWAASAPSLAHTSEMIRLGSQLWEQATDFLYVLVSAERPGEILGMFGLHRRIGPGGIEIGYWIDQAHTGRSLATHGAAALTEAALRFPEVERVEIHCDEANAASATVPRKLGYRLDRITEQPAVAPAETGRKLIWIQRRAAD from the coding sequence ATGAACCACATCGCCGATGGCCCTGTCAGCGCCGCACCGCCCGCCCTCAGCCACCCGCCCGAGTGGCTCGACCTGCCCGGCGGCTTCGCGCTGCGCCGCCGGACGGGGGCGGACGCCGGCGAGATGAACAGCGTGATCGCGCGCAACATCGAGCATCTGCGGCCGTGGATGCCCTGGGCGGCCAGCGCGCCGAGCCTGGCGCACACCAGCGAGATGATCCGGCTCGGCTCCCAACTCTGGGAGCAGGCCACGGACTTCCTCTACGTCCTGGTGTCGGCCGAGCGGCCCGGCGAGATCCTGGGCATGTTCGGCCTGCACCGGCGGATCGGGCCCGGCGGCATCGAGATCGGCTACTGGATCGACCAGGCGCACACCGGCCGCTCGCTGGCCACCCACGGCGCGGCGGCGCTGACCGAGGCGGCGCTGCGGTTCCCGGAGGTCGAGCGGGTGGAGATCCACTGCGACGAGGCGAACGCGGCCAGCGCCACCGTGCCGCGCAAGCTCGGCTACCGGCTGGACCGGATCACCGAGCAACCGGCGGTCGCACCGGCCGAGACCGGACGCAAGCTGATCTGGATCCAGCGCCGGGCGGCCGACTGA
- a CDS encoding acyl-CoA dehydrogenase family protein: MPHTHEVTNQVPPPYGHNLAEDPALLAALHRAGAGWAEAELRELGALAGTEQAAEWGRLANENEPVLHTHDRFGHRIDEVEFHPAWHQLMNVAVEHGLHAAPWRDPRPGAHTARAAKFYLWSQVEAGHGCPISMTYAAVPALRATPGLAERFEPLLASTVYDFGLREPLGKRGLIAGMSMTEKQGGSDVRANTTVALPAGDGTYHLTGHKWFTSAPMSDVFLTLAQAPGGLSCFLLPRVLPDGTRNALRIQRLKEKLGNRSNASAELEYEEAVGWLVGEEGRGVRTIIEMVNMTRLDCTLGAAAGMRLGVQRAVQHATHRRAFGTELVNQPLMRNVLADLAIESEAATTVALRLAEATDRAMAGDEGEALFKRLALAVTKYWVCKRGPAHAAEALECLGGNGYVEESGMPRLYREAPLVSIWEGSGNVAALDALRAMARSPQSLEAYFAELDAVAGADRRLDAAVAGLRKELGDPGEVEYRTRRLVETMALTLQGALLVRHGDQAVADAFCASRLGGDHGNAFGTLPAGVDTEAVIARARMVPA; the protein is encoded by the coding sequence GTGCCGCACACCCACGAGGTCACCAACCAGGTCCCGCCGCCCTACGGGCACAACCTCGCCGAGGACCCGGCCCTGCTCGCCGCGCTGCACCGGGCCGGCGCGGGCTGGGCCGAGGCCGAGCTGCGCGAGCTGGGCGCGCTGGCCGGCACCGAGCAGGCCGCCGAGTGGGGCCGGCTGGCGAACGAGAACGAGCCGGTGCTGCACACCCACGACCGGTTCGGTCACCGGATCGACGAGGTCGAGTTCCACCCGGCCTGGCACCAGTTGATGAACGTCGCGGTCGAGCACGGCCTGCACGCCGCCCCCTGGCGCGACCCGCGTCCGGGCGCGCACACCGCGCGGGCCGCCAAGTTCTACCTGTGGAGCCAGGTGGAGGCCGGACACGGCTGCCCGATCTCGATGACCTACGCCGCCGTGCCCGCGCTGCGCGCCACCCCGGGGCTGGCCGAGCGGTTCGAGCCGCTGCTGGCCTCCACCGTCTACGACTTCGGGCTGCGCGAGCCGCTCGGCAAGCGCGGCCTGATCGCCGGCATGTCGATGACCGAGAAGCAGGGCGGCTCGGACGTCCGGGCCAACACCACGGTCGCGCTGCCGGCCGGGGACGGCACCTACCACCTGACCGGCCACAAGTGGTTCACCTCCGCGCCGATGTCGGACGTCTTCCTGACGCTGGCCCAGGCGCCCGGCGGGCTCAGCTGCTTCCTGCTGCCCCGGGTGCTGCCGGACGGCACGCGCAACGCGCTGCGGATCCAGCGGCTCAAGGAGAAGCTGGGCAACCGCTCCAACGCCTCCGCCGAGCTGGAGTACGAGGAGGCGGTCGGCTGGCTGGTCGGCGAGGAGGGGCGCGGGGTGCGGACCATCATCGAGATGGTCAACATGACCCGGCTCGACTGCACCCTCGGCGCCGCCGCCGGGATGCGGCTCGGCGTCCAGCGTGCCGTCCAGCACGCCACCCACCGGCGGGCGTTCGGCACCGAGCTGGTCAACCAGCCGCTGATGCGCAATGTGCTGGCCGACCTGGCGATCGAGTCGGAGGCGGCCACCACGGTCGCGCTGCGGCTGGCCGAGGCCACCGACCGGGCGATGGCCGGCGACGAGGGCGAGGCGCTGTTCAAGCGGCTGGCGCTCGCGGTGACCAAGTACTGGGTCTGCAAGCGCGGTCCGGCGCACGCCGCCGAGGCGCTGGAGTGCCTGGGCGGCAACGGCTACGTCGAGGAGTCCGGGATGCCCCGGCTCTACCGCGAGGCGCCGCTGGTGTCGATCTGGGAGGGCTCGGGCAACGTCGCGGCGCTGGACGCGCTGCGCGCGATGGCGCGCAGCCCGCAGTCGCTGGAGGCCTACTTCGCCGAGCTGGACGCGGTGGCGGGCGCCGACCGCCGGCTGGACGCGGCGGTGGCCGGGCTGCGCAAGGAACTCGGCGACCCGGGCGAGGTCGAGTACCGCACCCGCCGACTGGTCGAGACGATGGCGCTCACCCTGCAGGGCGCGCTGCTGGTGCGGCACGGCGACCAGGCGGTGGCGGACGCGTTCTGCGCCTCGCGGCTGGGCGGTGACCACGGCAACGCCTTCGGCACCCTGCCGGCCGGGGTGGACACCGAAGCGGTGATCGCGCGGGCCCGGATGGTGCCGGCGTAG
- a CDS encoding cytochrome P450, with the protein MPGPSGTPASDGEVRFCPFDFADALDFDPSLATLLAGEPVARIRLRYGSGEAWLVTGYDDVRTVTTDRRFSRAAVVGLDYPRLTPEPIVQPEAINVMDPPVSTRLRGLIAKGFTPRRVEAMRARTRHVVDGLLDELAAAGSPADLMAHLALPLPLTTICELLDIPAPDRPQLRTHAWAMMDTVAGGRDRAVRAKRALREYFDTLAAQRRRQPGEDLISVLAAARDGDELLGDDELAVAAMVLLVTGQDTTTYQIGNIAYTLLTRPALLAELRARPERLPQVLEELLRFIPFRKGVGIPRVATEDVTLSGVTIRAGEFVHVSYLTANRDPAKFDRPDELDPHRPPQPHMTFGWGAHRCLGAPLAALELQVAIGALLERFEQLRLAVPVEQVRWNATSIWRFPLELPLAW; encoded by the coding sequence GTGCCCGGGCCCTCCGGTACCCCCGCAAGCGACGGTGAAGTCCGGTTCTGCCCCTTCGACTTCGCCGACGCGCTCGACTTCGACCCCTCGCTCGCGACGCTGCTGGCGGGGGAACCCGTCGCCCGGATCCGGCTGCGCTACGGCAGCGGCGAGGCCTGGCTGGTCACCGGGTACGACGACGTCCGCACCGTCACCACCGACCGGCGGTTCAGCCGGGCCGCCGTGGTGGGCCTGGACTACCCGAGGCTGACCCCCGAGCCGATCGTGCAGCCCGAGGCGATCAACGTGATGGACCCGCCGGTCAGCACCCGGCTGCGCGGCCTGATCGCCAAGGGCTTCACGCCGCGGCGCGTCGAGGCGATGCGGGCGCGGACCCGGCACGTGGTGGACGGCCTGCTGGACGAGCTGGCCGCGGCCGGCTCCCCGGCGGACCTGATGGCGCACCTGGCGCTGCCGCTGCCGCTCACCACGATCTGCGAGCTGCTGGACATCCCGGCGCCGGACCGGCCGCAACTGCGCACCCACGCCTGGGCGATGATGGACACGGTGGCGGGCGGCCGGGACCGGGCCGTGCGGGCCAAGCGCGCGCTGCGCGAGTACTTCGACACCCTCGCGGCGCAGCGCCGCAGGCAGCCGGGCGAGGACCTGATCAGCGTCCTGGCCGCCGCCCGGGACGGCGACGAGCTGCTGGGCGACGACGAGTTGGCCGTCGCGGCGATGGTGCTGCTGGTCACCGGCCAGGACACCACGACCTACCAGATCGGGAACATCGCCTACACGCTGCTCACCCGCCCGGCCCTGCTCGCCGAGTTGCGGGCCCGGCCCGAACGGCTGCCGCAGGTGCTGGAGGAGCTGCTGAGGTTCATCCCGTTCCGCAAGGGCGTCGGCATCCCGCGGGTGGCGACCGAGGACGTGACGCTGAGCGGAGTGACCATCCGGGCGGGCGAGTTCGTGCACGTGTCCTATCTGACGGCCAATCGGGACCCGGCGAAGTTCGACCGGCCCGACGAGTTGGACCCGCACCGCCCGCCCCAGCCGCACATGACCTTCGGCTGGGGCGCGCACCGCTGCCTCGGCGCCCCGCTGGCGGCGCTGGAACTCCAGGTCGCGATCGGGGCGTTGCTGGAGCGCTTCGAGCAGCTGCGGCTGGCGGTGCCGGTCGAACAGGTGCGCTGGAACGCCACGTCGATCTGGCGCTTCCCGCTGGAGCTGCCGCTGGCCTGGTGA
- a CDS encoding type III polyketide synthase — MAVLCRPVTEVPEHVITMDETLSLARRLHRDHPDLELVLRLISRTGIRKRHLIQPVERVLEHPGFGARNELFLSEAKRRVPRVVQRALENAGLPAERIDLIVFVSCTGFSMPSLTAWLINTMGFRPQTRQLPIAQLGCAAGSAAVNRAHDFCTAYPGANALVVACEFCSLCYQPTDLGVGQLLSNGLFGDAVAAVVLRGEGGQGIRLERNGSYLIPHTEDWISYAVRPTGFHFQLDRRVPGTMAPLAPALAELADQHHWKVSDLDFYLVHAGGPRILADLGRFLEVPDEAFRHSRATLTEYGNIASAVVLDALGRLFAEGSSVADHRGILAGFGPGITAEMALGRWTEE; from the coding sequence GTGGCAGTGCTCTGCAGGCCGGTGACCGAGGTCCCGGAACACGTCATCACGATGGACGAGACGCTGTCGCTGGCGCGGCGGCTGCACCGGGACCACCCGGACCTGGAGCTGGTGCTCCGGCTGATCAGCCGCACCGGGATCCGCAAGCGCCACCTGATCCAGCCGGTCGAACGCGTGCTGGAGCACCCCGGGTTCGGGGCGCGCAACGAGCTGTTCCTCAGCGAGGCGAAGCGGCGGGTGCCGCGCGTGGTCCAACGGGCCCTGGAGAACGCGGGGTTACCGGCCGAGCGGATCGACCTGATCGTCTTCGTCTCCTGCACCGGGTTCAGCATGCCCTCGCTGACCGCCTGGCTGATCAACACGATGGGATTCCGCCCGCAGACCCGGCAGTTGCCGATCGCCCAGCTCGGCTGCGCGGCCGGCAGTGCGGCCGTCAACCGCGCGCACGACTTCTGCACCGCCTACCCGGGCGCCAACGCCCTGGTGGTCGCCTGCGAGTTCTGCTCGCTCTGCTACCAGCCCACCGACCTCGGGGTGGGCCAGCTGCTCTCCAACGGCCTCTTCGGGGACGCGGTGGCGGCGGTGGTGCTGCGCGGCGAGGGCGGCCAGGGCATCCGCCTGGAACGCAACGGCTCGTACCTGATCCCGCACACCGAGGACTGGATCTCCTACGCGGTGCGCCCCACCGGATTCCACTTCCAGCTGGACCGCCGGGTCCCGGGCACCATGGCGCCGCTCGCCCCGGCACTCGCCGAACTGGCCGACCAGCACCACTGGAAGGTCTCCGACCTCGACTTCTACCTCGTGCACGCCGGCGGCCCGCGGATCCTGGCGGACCTCGGCCGCTTCCTGGAGGTACCCGACGAGGCGTTCCGGCACAGCCGGGCGACGCTGACCGAGTACGGCAACATCGCCAGCGCCGTGGTGCTGGACGCGCTCGGCCGGCTCTTCGCCGAGGGCAGCTCGGTGGCCGACCACCGGGGCATCCTGGCCGGCTTCGGGCCGGGGATCACCGCCGAGATGGCGCTGGGCCGTTGGACCGAGGAGTGA
- a CDS encoding NUDIX domain-containing protein → MTETTDLQTPSEDRFPALFAPQRWEWGGIDAQFALELPPDELITNIHLIGFIGESVVLCRDARGHWFLPGGTREAAESIDDCLVRELREEAGARLLGEPVWLGAHLAVTDRPTPYKPWQPHPRKAWLWGWAEVVLDGEPTNPADGEQVVEVRAMPVAEAAGLLSRGREQWWAELIALAAARRS, encoded by the coding sequence ATGACCGAAACCACCGATCTCCAGACCCCGTCCGAGGACCGCTTTCCCGCGCTGTTCGCGCCGCAGCGCTGGGAGTGGGGCGGCATCGACGCCCAGTTCGCGCTCGAGCTGCCGCCGGACGAGCTGATCACCAACATTCACCTGATCGGGTTCATCGGCGAGTCGGTCGTGCTCTGCCGGGACGCGCGCGGCCACTGGTTCCTGCCGGGCGGCACCCGGGAGGCGGCGGAGTCGATCGACGACTGCCTGGTCCGCGAGTTGCGCGAGGAGGCGGGGGCCCGGCTGCTCGGCGAGCCGGTCTGGCTGGGCGCGCACCTGGCGGTGACCGACCGTCCCACGCCGTACAAGCCCTGGCAGCCGCACCCGCGCAAGGCCTGGCTCTGGGGCTGGGCCGAGGTGGTGCTGGACGGTGAGCCGACCAACCCGGCGGACGGCGAGCAGGTGGTGGAGGTGCGCGCGATGCCGGTGGCCGAGGCGGCCGGGCTGCTGTCGCGCGGGCGCGAGCAGTGGTGGGCCGAGCTGATCGCGCTGGCGGCGGCGCGACGGAGCTGA
- a CDS encoding Tex family protein: MAEELGVREGQVKAAVELLDGGATVPFIARYRKEVTGELDDAQLRTLEERLRYLRELEERRTAVLESIEAQGKLDDALRAQILAADSKARLEDIYLPFKPKRRTKAQIAREAGLEPLAEQLLADPAQDPAALAAGFLNEQVADAPAALEGARAILVERFAEDADLIGTLRERMWTRGRLVATVRSGQEQEGAKFADYFDFAEPFTKLPSHRILAMLRGEKEEVLDLDLSPFDGDEEGDLPGASDYEQRIAARFGVADHGRAGDKWLGDTVRWAWRTRILVRLGLDLRGRLRQEAEDEAVRVFAANLRDLLLAAPAGTRATMGLDPGFRTGVKVAVVDATGKVVAHDTIYPHQPANKWDAALATLAALAKAHQVDLVAIGNGTASRETDKLAEDLIKRHPELKLTKAMVSEAGASVYSASAFASQELPDLNVSIRGAVSIARRLQDPLAELVKIDPKSIGVGQYQHDLSELKLSRSLDAVVEDCVNAVGVDVNTASAPLLTRVSGVTATLADNIVAHRDNNGPFRTRKALKDVARLGPKAFEQCAGFLRIPDGDDPLDSSAVHPEAYPVVRRILAKTGGTMAGLIGNGSALRALRPGDFADETFGIPTVTDILGELDKPGRDPRPAFKTATFKEGVDKIGDLEVGMVLEGVVTNVAAFGAFVDVGVHQDGLVHVSALSARFVKDPREVVKPGDVVTCKVVSVDVQRKRIGLTLRLDEESAKPAGAPRERADRGDRGERGERGPRPPRQDRRGGGSSGGGGGGGGAGAKPAPVVNSAMADALRRAGLGK, translated from the coding sequence ATCGCCGAGGAACTCGGGGTCCGGGAAGGGCAGGTGAAGGCGGCCGTCGAGCTGCTGGACGGCGGGGCGACCGTGCCGTTCATCGCCCGGTACCGCAAGGAGGTCACCGGCGAGCTGGACGACGCCCAACTGCGCACCCTGGAGGAGCGGCTGCGCTACCTGCGCGAGCTGGAGGAGCGCCGGACCGCGGTGCTGGAGTCGATCGAGGCGCAGGGCAAGCTGGACGACGCGCTGCGCGCCCAGATCCTGGCCGCCGACTCCAAGGCCCGACTGGAGGACATCTACCTCCCGTTCAAGCCCAAGCGCCGCACCAAGGCGCAGATCGCCCGCGAGGCGGGCCTGGAGCCGCTGGCCGAGCAACTGCTCGCCGACCCCGCGCAGGACCCGGCCGCGCTCGCCGCGGGCTTCCTGAACGAGCAGGTCGCCGACGCGCCCGCCGCGCTGGAGGGCGCTCGGGCGATCCTGGTGGAACGGTTCGCCGAGGACGCCGACCTGATCGGCACGCTGCGCGAGCGGATGTGGACGCGCGGCCGGCTGGTGGCCACCGTGCGGTCCGGCCAGGAGCAGGAGGGCGCGAAGTTCGCCGACTACTTCGACTTCGCCGAGCCGTTCACCAAGCTGCCCTCGCACCGGATCCTGGCGATGCTGCGCGGTGAGAAGGAGGAGGTGCTCGACCTCGACCTGTCGCCCTTCGACGGCGACGAGGAGGGCGACCTGCCCGGCGCGAGCGACTACGAGCAGCGGATCGCGGCCCGCTTCGGGGTGGCCGACCACGGGCGTGCGGGCGACAAGTGGCTGGGTGACACGGTCCGCTGGGCCTGGCGCACCCGGATCCTGGTGCGCCTGGGGCTGGACCTGCGCGGCCGGCTGCGCCAGGAGGCCGAGGACGAGGCGGTCAGGGTCTTCGCCGCCAACCTGCGCGACCTGCTGCTCGCCGCGCCGGCCGGCACCCGGGCCACCATGGGTCTGGACCCGGGCTTCCGCACCGGCGTCAAGGTCGCCGTGGTGGACGCCACCGGCAAGGTGGTCGCGCACGACACGATCTACCCGCACCAGCCCGCCAACAAGTGGGACGCGGCGCTGGCCACCCTGGCGGCGCTGGCCAAGGCGCACCAGGTCGACCTGGTCGCGATCGGCAACGGCACCGCCTCGCGGGAGACCGACAAGCTCGCCGAGGACCTGATCAAGCGCCACCCCGAGCTGAAGCTGACCAAGGCGATGGTCTCCGAGGCCGGCGCCTCGGTCTACTCCGCCTCCGCCTTCGCCTCGCAGGAGCTGCCCGACCTCAACGTGTCGATCCGCGGCGCCGTCTCGATCGCCCGGCGGCTGCAGGACCCGCTGGCCGAACTGGTCAAGATCGACCCGAAGTCGATCGGAGTCGGCCAGTACCAGCACGACCTGAGCGAGTTGAAGCTCTCCCGGTCGCTGGACGCGGTGGTCGAGGACTGCGTGAACGCGGTCGGCGTGGACGTCAACACCGCCTCCGCCCCGCTGCTCACCCGGGTCTCCGGGGTGACCGCCACGCTGGCCGACAACATCGTGGCGCACCGGGACAACAACGGCCCGTTCCGCACCCGCAAGGCGCTCAAGGACGTGGCGCGGCTGGGACCGAAGGCCTTCGAGCAGTGCGCGGGCTTCCTGCGGATCCCGGACGGCGACGACCCGCTGGACTCCTCCGCCGTGCACCCCGAGGCCTACCCGGTGGTGCGCCGGATCCTGGCGAAGACCGGTGGCACGATGGCCGGGCTGATCGGCAACGGCAGCGCGCTGCGGGCGCTGCGCCCCGGCGACTTCGCGGACGAGACCTTCGGTATCCCGACCGTCACCGACATCCTGGGCGAGCTGGACAAGCCGGGGCGCGACCCGCGTCCGGCGTTCAAGACCGCCACCTTCAAGGAGGGCGTCGACAAGATCGGCGACCTGGAGGTGGGGATGGTGCTGGAGGGCGTGGTGACCAACGTCGCCGCCTTCGGGGCCTTCGTCGACGTGGGCGTGCACCAGGACGGCCTGGTGCACGTCTCGGCGCTCTCGGCGAGGTTCGTCAAGGATCCGCGCGAGGTGGTGAAGCCCGGTGACGTGGTGACCTGCAAGGTCGTCTCGGTCGACGTCCAGCGCAAGCGGATCGGGCTGACCCTGCGGCTGGACGAGGAGAGCGCCAAGCCGGCCGGTGCACCGCGCGAGCGCGCCGACCGGGGCGACCGGGGCGAGCGGGGCGAGCGCGGGCCGCGCCCGCCGCGCCAGGACCGGCGCGGCGGCGGCAGCAGCGGTGGTGGTGGCGGTGGCGGGGGCGCCGGCGCCAAGCCCGCGCCGGTGGTCAACAGTGCGATGGCCGACGCGCTGCGCCGGGCGGGCCTCGGCAAGTAG
- a CDS encoding PPOX class F420-dependent oxidoreductase, with protein sequence MDDALLEQLGRGKYLLVTSYKKDGTAVPTPVWVVRDGGALGIWTVADSWKVKRIRRRSEVLVGPCDVRGRPTGASVPATAELLDAAGAVRYRQLLGRKYGLLGRLTLLGSRLRRGADGTVGIRITLTP encoded by the coding sequence ATGGATGACGCGCTGCTGGAGCAGCTGGGCCGGGGCAAGTACCTCTTGGTGACCTCGTACAAGAAGGACGGCACGGCGGTGCCCACCCCCGTCTGGGTGGTGCGGGACGGAGGCGCGCTCGGCATCTGGACGGTCGCCGACTCGTGGAAGGTCAAGCGGATCCGGCGCCGCTCCGAGGTACTGGTCGGGCCGTGCGACGTGCGCGGGCGGCCGACCGGGGCGTCCGTGCCGGCCACCGCCGAACTGCTGGACGCCGCCGGGGCCGTCCGCTACCGGCAGCTGCTGGGCCGCAAGTACGGGCTGCTGGGCCGGCTGACCCTGCTGGGCAGCCGACTGCGGCGGGGTGCCGACGGGACGGTCGGCATCCGGATCACGCTCACCCCCTGA
- a CDS encoding AMP-binding protein, whose protein sequence is MTNPTATQSYRAARDLLLGQDGQAEFAWPAIEGRFNWAVDWFDVIARGNDRTALWIVEEDGREAKYSFAELAHRSDQLAHHLAAQGVGPGDRVLLMLGNQVELWEAMLAVLKLGAVIMPTTTALGPADLADRIDRGQARHVVANVGDTAKFTGTGCTRIVVGGAVEGWTPFEDAYRIADPAPFTATTAPTDPLLVYFTSGTTSRPKMVEHTQVSYPVGHLTTMYWAGLRPGDVHLNISSPGWAKHAWSCFFAPWIAEATIFVFNYTRFDAGRLVEQLHRARVTTFCAPPTVWRMLIQADLSGGPGSLRELIAAGEPLNPEVIAQIERHWGLTIRDGFGQTETTLLVGNTPGAPVKPGSMGRPLPGVPVVLVDPVSGEPAEEGEICLELARRPVNLMTGYLADPERNAQVMAGGYYHTGDVASRDADGYITYIGRTDDVFKASDYKISPFELESVLIEHPAVAEAAVVPAPDPTRLAVPKAYVALAPGWAPDRETALAILRHARENLAPYLRVRRLEFFELPKTISGKIRRVELRAREAEGPVGGQEWRDDQFPELRG, encoded by the coding sequence GTGACCAACCCCACCGCCACCCAGAGCTACCGTGCCGCCCGCGACCTGTTGCTGGGTCAGGACGGCCAGGCCGAGTTCGCCTGGCCCGCGATCGAAGGCCGCTTCAACTGGGCGGTCGACTGGTTCGACGTGATCGCCCGGGGCAACGACCGCACCGCGCTGTGGATCGTGGAGGAGGACGGCCGGGAGGCGAAGTACAGCTTCGCCGAACTGGCGCACCGCTCCGACCAGCTCGCCCACCACCTGGCCGCGCAGGGTGTCGGCCCCGGGGACCGGGTGCTGCTGATGCTCGGCAACCAGGTCGAGCTGTGGGAGGCGATGCTCGCGGTGCTGAAGCTCGGCGCGGTGATCATGCCGACCACCACCGCGCTCGGCCCCGCCGACCTGGCCGACCGGATCGACCGCGGCCAGGCCAGGCACGTGGTGGCCAACGTCGGTGACACGGCGAAGTTCACCGGGACCGGCTGCACCCGGATCGTGGTGGGCGGCGCGGTCGAGGGCTGGACGCCGTTCGAGGACGCGTACCGGATCGCCGACCCGGCCCCGTTCACCGCCACCACCGCGCCCACCGATCCGCTGCTGGTCTACTTCACCTCCGGCACCACCAGCCGTCCCAAGATGGTCGAGCACACCCAGGTCTCCTACCCGGTCGGCCACTTGACCACGATGTACTGGGCCGGGCTGCGCCCGGGCGACGTCCACCTCAACATCAGCTCGCCCGGCTGGGCCAAGCACGCCTGGAGCTGCTTCTTCGCGCCGTGGATCGCCGAGGCGACGATCTTCGTCTTCAACTACACCCGGTTCGACGCCGGTCGGCTGGTCGAGCAGCTGCACCGGGCGCGGGTCACCACCTTCTGCGCTCCGCCGACCGTGTGGCGGATGCTGATCCAGGCCGACCTGTCGGGTGGCCCCGGCTCGCTGCGCGAGCTGATCGCGGCCGGCGAGCCGCTCAACCCCGAGGTGATCGCGCAGATCGAGCGGCACTGGGGGCTGACCATCCGGGACGGCTTCGGGCAGACCGAGACCACGCTGCTGGTCGGCAACACGCCCGGCGCGCCGGTCAAGCCCGGCTCGATGGGCCGCCCGCTGCCGGGCGTGCCGGTGGTGCTGGTCGACCCGGTGAGCGGCGAGCCGGCCGAGGAGGGCGAGATCTGCCTGGAGCTGGCGCGCCGCCCGGTCAACCTGATGACCGGCTACCTCGCCGACCCGGAGCGCAACGCCCAGGTGATGGCGGGCGGTTACTACCACACCGGGGACGTGGCGAGCCGGGACGCCGACGGGTACATCACCTACATCGGCCGCACCGACGACGTGTTCAAGGCCTCGGACTACAAGATCTCGCCGTTCGAGCTGGAGAGCGTGCTGATCGAGCACCCGGCGGTGGCCGAGGCCGCCGTGGTGCCGGCTCCCGACCCGACCCGGCTCGCCGTGCCCAAGGCCTATGTGGCGCTGGCCCCCGGCTGGGCGCCGGACCGGGAGACCGCGCTGGCGATCCTGCGCCACGCCCGCGAGAACCTGGCGCCCTACCTGCGGGTGCGGCGGCTGGAGTTCTTCGAGCTGCCGAAGACGATCTCCGGCAAGATCCGCCGGGTCGAGCTGCGCGCCCGCGAGGCCGAGGGGCCGGTCGGCGGCCAGGAGTGGCGCGACGACCAGTTCCCGGAGCTCAGGGGCTGA
- a CDS encoding LysR substrate-binding domain-containing protein, with amino-acid sequence MDCAELARYEHLLVPRSGRLRSALDPLLAEAGVRRTVSASLPDFAGALRMVAAGNAVTVAPAGLVAALGPELGVCAFELPMRLKPLRISRLWHPRQDGEPGHRWLRDCVRELAQQVRSAAPGPAAGG; translated from the coding sequence GTGGACTGCGCCGAACTGGCCCGCTACGAGCACCTGCTGGTCCCGCGCAGCGGTCGGCTCCGCTCGGCCCTGGACCCGCTGCTGGCCGAAGCGGGGGTGCGGCGCACGGTCAGCGCTTCGCTGCCGGACTTCGCCGGCGCCCTGCGCATGGTCGCGGCGGGCAACGCGGTGACGGTGGCGCCGGCCGGCCTGGTCGCCGCGTTGGGGCCGGAACTCGGCGTCTGCGCTTTCGAGTTGCCCATGCGGCTCAAGCCGCTGCGGATCAGCCGGCTGTGGCATCCCCGGCAGGACGGGGAGCCGGGTCACCGCTGGCTGCGCGACTGCGTCCGCGAGCTGGCCCAGCAGGTCCGGTCCGCCGCGCCGGGGCCGGCGGCCGGCGGCTGA